One segment of Deinococcus metalli DNA contains the following:
- a CDS encoding S8 family serine peptidase, producing the protein MRRPPARLTAGLLVLLTSCQQLNSAGPGRYAVTLGAARSIPVAVPYTGTWTVSGVPAWVSVSKTAGSGPISFTLTADRGAGTPLAADVDELRGTLTVTWTDPGGRTGTVRWPVSADEFKLTGRVKAGPAVQGTDVRVRAVPNQPVQAASHGMIVTYRAGAGLGAQGVTARPDRRAAATLSARGLAAGATTRLGERSAAVRVADVDGALRALRADPAVESVTVNRVLHTQATAPTLATPVEPTDQFAPLQWAYRLLGYPAVWRDMQDHPYTKAVTVAVVDSGIRYDHPDLQGRLWTPGEGALDVLEATVDTAGTGNGDGDGPDTDPTDPSTPGRTASSHGTHVTGIIAARWGDNGATAGCAACSRTGVIGATNTANVKVLPIRAIDAEGNTDIAQVAVAVRYAAGLPVTLDGTTYTNPHPAQVINLSLGGAIAAAEAQPMCDAVTEATSAGALVVAASGNGYGTTPYYPAACPDAVAVSSVTLSGGSAPRRATYSNAYPQVQLAAPGGTDYFQDATYYNGARWDPRGDGSSEPFVDAIISTGWDYTRNAPNYEVEAGTSQAAPQVSALAALLLSKGVTTDAASTLARLTGTATDLGAAGRDDVFGYGMINPVAALGAPPVSDTLGLRLQDALGRVFQPKLDAVGRFQAYLGDGTFRVIGGRDRNANGVYGEPGEPASEKTAVLGADSPAVDVGDLTP; encoded by the coding sequence ATGCGCCGTCCCCCTGCTCGACTGACCGCCGGCCTGTTGGTGCTGCTCACCAGTTGCCAGCAGCTCAACTCGGCCGGACCGGGCCGCTACGCCGTGACGCTGGGCGCCGCGCGTTCCATTCCTGTCGCCGTGCCCTACACGGGCACGTGGACCGTGAGCGGCGTGCCAGCGTGGGTGAGCGTCAGCAAGACCGCCGGCTCCGGACCGATCTCGTTCACCCTGACGGCCGACCGGGGCGCGGGCACGCCCCTGGCCGCTGACGTGGACGAGTTGCGGGGCACCCTTACCGTGACCTGGACGGACCCTGGCGGCCGCACCGGCACCGTGCGCTGGCCGGTCAGCGCGGACGAATTCAAGTTAACGGGGCGGGTGAAGGCCGGCCCGGCCGTCCAGGGAACGGATGTGAGGGTCCGGGCCGTGCCGAACCAGCCGGTCCAGGCGGCCTCGCACGGCATGATCGTCACGTACCGGGCGGGTGCGGGTCTGGGTGCGCAGGGCGTGACGGCCCGGCCGGACCGGCGGGCGGCGGCCACGCTGTCGGCGCGGGGCCTCGCGGCCGGGGCGACCACCCGCCTGGGCGAGCGAAGCGCGGCCGTGCGCGTGGCGGACGTGGACGGCGCGCTGCGGGCCTTGCGGGCCGACCCGGCGGTCGAGTCGGTCACGGTCAACCGCGTGCTGCACACACAGGCCACCGCGCCGACGTTGGCCACGCCGGTCGAGCCGACGGACCAGTTCGCGCCGCTCCAGTGGGCGTATCGGCTGCTCGGGTACCCGGCCGTGTGGCGGGACATGCAGGACCATCCGTACACGAAGGCGGTCACGGTGGCGGTGGTGGACAGTGGCATCCGCTATGACCACCCGGATCTACAGGGGCGGCTGTGGACCCCGGGCGAGGGCGCCCTGGACGTGCTGGAGGCCACGGTGGACACCGCGGGCACCGGGAACGGCGACGGCGACGGCCCGGACACCGATCCGACAGACCCGTCCACGCCGGGCCGGACGGCCAGCAGCCACGGCACGCACGTGACGGGCATCATCGCGGCCCGCTGGGGCGACAACGGGGCCACTGCCGGGTGCGCGGCGTGCAGCCGCACCGGGGTGATCGGCGCGACGAACACCGCGAACGTGAAGGTGCTCCCGATCCGCGCGATCGACGCCGAGGGCAACACCGACATCGCCCAGGTGGCCGTGGCGGTGCGCTACGCGGCCGGGCTGCCGGTCACCCTGGACGGCACCACGTACACGAACCCACACCCGGCGCAGGTCATCAACCTCAGCCTGGGCGGCGCAATCGCCGCGGCCGAGGCGCAGCCCATGTGCGACGCCGTGACGGAGGCCACGTCGGCCGGTGCCCTGGTCGTCGCGGCGTCCGGGAACGGATACGGCACCACGCCGTACTACCCGGCCGCGTGCCCCGACGCGGTGGCGGTGTCAAGCGTCACGCTGTCTGGAGGAAGCGCGCCGCGCCGCGCCACGTACTCGAATGCCTACCCGCAGGTGCAGTTGGCCGCGCCCGGCGGCACGGACTACTTTCAGGACGCCACGTACTACAACGGCGCCCGCTGGGACCCGCGGGGCGACGGCAGCAGCGAGCCCTTCGTGGACGCCATCATCTCGACGGGCTGGGATTACACACGCAACGCCCCGAATTACGAGGTGGAGGCCGGCACCAGCCAGGCGGCGCCGCAGGTCTCGGCGCTGGCCGCCCTGCTGCTCAGCAAGGGCGTCACCACCGACGCGGCGTCCACCCTGGCACGGCTGACGGGCACCGCCACGGACCTGGGCGCGGCGGGCCGCGACGACGTGTTCGGCTACGGCATGATCAACCCGGTCGCGGCCCTGGGCGCTCCGCCGGTCAGCGACACGCTGGGGCTGCGTCTACAGGACGCGCTGGGCCGGGTCTTCCAGCCGAAGCTGGACGCGGTGGGCCGCTTCCAGGCCTACCTGGGCGACGGCACCTTCCGCGTGATCGGCGGCCGCGACCGCAACGCGAACGGCGTGTACGGCGAGCCCGGCGAGCCGGCCAGCGAGAAGACGGCGGTGCTCGGCGCCGACTCGCCGGCGGTGGACGTGGGCGACCTCACGCCCTGA
- a CDS encoding HD-GYP domain-containing protein, with protein MFGRRQKPPTTPDVPEPRGSAPDAGDATRVLAELLARPTQEGILEAALAYAARLLGGGVSAYAIVRRGQDRVGAVHGYSKALLGVALSGPWSSMRTRLLSDGARELYDQNLPDTQALLTECGMQAVTLSLVVPVSDRGRYVGAMVFDRTGPEGVTPSAQEAVTRWAAAIAPLLGILDSREDWKHAARQITGAVVEAVESREFDALGHAQSVADISLKLGAQIGLADRELEELWYAATMHDIGKIHGEAGHALVGANFLHGVGHLSEAQRAVRHHHERWDGQGEPDKLAGEDIPLYARIVAVANAYVRMGGLERVRAQAGRGLDQRIVAQLEKLDL; from the coding sequence GTGTTTGGACGTCGCCAGAAACCCCCCACCACGCCCGATGTCCCGGAACCGCGCGGCAGCGCCCCGGACGCTGGTGACGCCACGCGGGTCCTGGCGGAACTGCTGGCCCGCCCCACCCAGGAGGGCATCCTGGAGGCCGCGCTGGCGTACGCTGCCCGCCTGCTGGGCGGCGGCGTGTCGGCCTACGCGATCGTGCGCCGTGGCCAGGACCGGGTGGGCGCTGTGCACGGCTACTCCAAGGCGCTGCTGGGCGTCGCGCTGAGCGGCCCGTGGTCGTCCATGCGCACCCGACTGCTGTCCGACGGCGCGCGCGAACTGTACGACCAGAACCTGCCCGACACGCAGGCCCTGCTGACCGAATGCGGCATGCAGGCGGTGACGCTATCGCTGGTCGTGCCGGTCAGCGACCGTGGCCGCTACGTGGGCGCCATGGTCTTTGACCGCACCGGCCCCGAGGGCGTGACGCCCAGCGCGCAGGAGGCCGTGACCCGCTGGGCGGCGGCCATCGCGCCGCTGCTGGGCATCCTGGATTCCCGCGAGGACTGGAAGCACGCGGCCCGGCAGATTACGGGCGCGGTCGTGGAGGCCGTCGAGAGCCGCGAGTTCGACGCGCTGGGCCACGCCCAGTCGGTCGCGGACATCAGTCTGAAACTGGGCGCGCAGATCGGGCTGGCCGACCGTGAACTCGAGGAACTGTGGTACGCCGCGACCATGCACGATATCGGCAAGATCCACGGCGAGGCCGGCCACGCGCTGGTCGGCGCGAACTTCCTGCACGGGGTGGGGCACCTCTCGGAAGCGCAGCGGGCCGTGCGGCACCACCACGAACGCTGGGACGGTCAGGGCGAACCCGACAAGCTGGCTGGCGAGGACATCCCTCTGTATGCGCGCATCGTGGCTGTCGCGAACGCCTACGTCCGCATGGGCGGCCTGGAACGCGTGCGGGCGCAGGCGGGCCGTGGACTGGACCAGCGGATCGTGGCGCAGCTGGAGAAACTCGACCTGTGA
- the upp gene encoding uracil phosphoribosyltransferase, producing the protein MVTVVSHPLVQHKLSLMRDERTGVKEFRELAAELSLLLAYEAMRDLETEPQTLNTPLVPGEFPMLSGKKLALVAILRAGLIMTDAIVQLVPAAKVGHIGLYRDPQTLLPVAYYNKLPADIAERRVFLTDPMLATGGSASAAISSLKDAGAASIKLMSILAAPEGIAVIERDHPDVDIIVAAVDSHLNDHGYIVPGLGDAGDRIYGTK; encoded by the coding sequence ATGGTCACGGTCGTTTCCCACCCGCTGGTGCAGCACAAACTCTCCCTGATGCGCGACGAGCGCACCGGCGTCAAGGAGTTCCGCGAACTCGCCGCCGAGCTGAGCCTGCTGCTCGCCTACGAGGCGATGCGCGACCTGGAGACCGAGCCGCAGACCCTGAACACCCCGCTGGTGCCCGGTGAGTTCCCCATGCTGAGCGGCAAGAAGCTGGCCCTGGTCGCCATCCTGCGCGCCGGGCTGATCATGACCGACGCCATCGTGCAGCTCGTGCCGGCCGCGAAGGTCGGGCACATCGGCCTGTACCGCGATCCGCAGACGCTGCTGCCGGTGGCGTACTACAACAAGCTGCCCGCCGACATCGCCGAGCGCCGCGTGTTCCTGACGGACCCCATGCTCGCGACCGGCGGCAGCGCCAGCGCGGCGATCAGCAGCCTCAAGGACGCGGGCGCGGCCAGCATCAAGCTCATGAGCATCCTCGCGGCGCCGGAGGGCATCGCGGTCATCGAGCGCGACCACCCGGACGTGGACATCATCGTGGCGGCCGTGGACTCGCACCTGAACGACCACGGGTACATCGTGCCGGGCCTGGGCGACGCCGGCGACCGCATCTACGGCACCAAGTGA
- a CDS encoding hemolysin family protein — MNDYIGLLALLVLVLLNGYFVAVEYALVSVRRTRIDQLVEEGNATARAVQKVLGRLDLYIAAVQLGVSMMSLLIGFVSEPAIEHLAEPLFVQAGLPEAYQRPAAFTLAFILATTFHIVLGELVPKSAALQRSEQLSLTLVRPLVAFTAVFRPVILGLNSLGGGVLRLLGLKAVAGHHTAYSEEEIRMIVSASSQEGVLEDSEKELVYNVFDLSDTTVREIMTPRVDMVVVDGASPLRRLLELNTEHAYSRVPVFQDTADNIVGIAHTSDMLAHLGELDHITIADVMRPVFFVPEGMKIKDLLAKMREKKSHLSIVVDEFGGTTGLVTLEDALEEIVGEIYDETDEEEQPQIEILGEGRYLMDGSLTIHEVEERLATDIEDGDAEYDTLAGFMTNHFGDIPEIGQTFTQAGWAFTVHDADQRRVTRVLVERQAAHADEPLELETAEQ, encoded by the coding sequence ATGAATGACTACATAGGACTTCTCGCCCTGCTGGTGCTGGTGCTGCTCAACGGCTATTTCGTGGCCGTGGAATATGCCCTGGTCAGCGTGAGACGCACTCGTATCGACCAACTGGTCGAGGAGGGCAACGCCACGGCCAGAGCCGTGCAGAAGGTGCTGGGCCGCCTCGACCTGTACATCGCGGCGGTGCAGCTGGGCGTGTCGATGATGAGCCTGCTGATCGGCTTCGTGTCGGAACCCGCCATTGAACACCTCGCCGAGCCGCTGTTCGTTCAGGCGGGCCTGCCCGAGGCGTACCAGCGCCCGGCCGCGTTCACGCTGGCGTTCATCCTGGCGACCACGTTCCACATCGTGCTGGGTGAACTCGTGCCGAAATCGGCGGCGTTGCAGCGCAGCGAGCAGCTGTCTCTGACGCTGGTGCGCCCGCTGGTCGCGTTCACGGCCGTGTTCCGGCCGGTCATCCTGGGCCTGAACTCGCTGGGCGGTGGGGTGCTGCGCCTGCTGGGGCTCAAGGCGGTGGCCGGGCACCACACGGCGTATTCGGAAGAGGAGATCCGCATGATCGTCTCGGCGTCCAGCCAGGAAGGCGTGCTGGAGGACTCCGAGAAGGAACTGGTGTACAACGTCTTCGACCTCTCGGACACCACCGTGCGCGAGATCATGACGCCGCGCGTGGACATGGTCGTGGTGGACGGCGCGTCTCCCCTGCGCCGGCTGCTGGAACTGAACACCGAGCACGCGTACTCGCGGGTGCCGGTCTTTCAGGACACGGCCGACAACATCGTGGGCATCGCGCACACCAGCGACATGCTGGCGCACCTGGGCGAGCTCGACCACATCACCATCGCGGACGTCATGCGGCCGGTGTTCTTCGTGCCGGAGGGCATGAAGATCAAGGACCTGCTCGCCAAGATGCGTGAGAAGAAGAGCCACCTGAGCATCGTGGTGGACGAGTTCGGCGGCACGACCGGCCTGGTCACGCTGGAGGACGCCCTGGAGGAGATCGTCGGCGAGATCTACGACGAGACCGACGAGGAGGAGCAGCCTCAGATCGAGATTCTCGGCGAGGGCCGCTACCTGATGGACGGCAGCCTGACCATCCACGAGGTCGAGGAGCGCCTTGCCACCGACATCGAGGACGGCGACGCCGAGTACGACACCCTGGCGGGCTTCATGACCAACCACTTCGGCGACATTCCCGAGATCGGGCAGACCTTCACCCAGGCCGGCTGGGCCTTCACGGTCCACGACGCCGATCAGCGCCGCGTCACGCGGGTGCTGGTGGAGCGGCAGGCGGCCCACGCGGACGAACCCCTGGAACTCGAAACGGCGGAACAATGA
- a CDS encoding MraY family glycosyltransferase: MDLHALLAPLGIADPLGRGFLSVLVTFVTAWVFTWRFIPMLRDFAVQAGWADMPNARRLNKEPLPNAGGLAIYAGFLLSVVVAWALRPIVVEIVNIQVLAILLGASLLVLVGFIDDQFGLSPAFRLVVQTLAAVLLVVNGLKIDFNAIPFLPVLPASVNHPLSVLLTIVWIVGLTNAVNLMDGVDGVVGGVGFVVSAVLLATAAQFPDRAAAVVLLAGLSGAALGYLRHNFNPSRIIMGDAGAYLFGYTLAAVSLLGTLKVSAGASLLVPLIVLALPVLDTTQVVIGRLARGIRNPLGHPDKTHIHHRVLARTASARRTAVILWAVTLLCGITGMALQGVHLPVILATGVGIALCLWFVAYRRMRALTLEPATPDPEEPTP; the protein is encoded by the coding sequence ATGGATCTACACGCGCTCCTCGCGCCGCTGGGCATCGCCGATCCGCTGGGGCGGGGCTTTCTGAGTGTTCTGGTGACCTTCGTGACCGCGTGGGTGTTCACGTGGCGCTTCATTCCCATGCTGCGCGATTTCGCGGTGCAGGCCGGCTGGGCCGACATGCCCAACGCCCGGCGCCTGAACAAGGAGCCGCTGCCGAACGCAGGCGGTCTGGCCATCTACGCGGGCTTCCTGCTCAGCGTGGTGGTCGCGTGGGCGCTGCGGCCCATCGTGGTCGAGATCGTGAACATCCAGGTGCTCGCAATCCTGCTGGGCGCGTCGCTGCTGGTGCTGGTCGGCTTCATCGACGACCAGTTCGGGCTGTCGCCCGCGTTCCGGCTGGTGGTGCAGACGCTGGCCGCCGTGCTGCTGGTCGTGAACGGCCTGAAGATCGACTTCAATGCCATTCCCTTCCTGCCGGTGCTGCCGGCCTCCGTCAACCATCCGCTGAGCGTGCTGCTGACTATCGTGTGGATCGTGGGCCTCACGAACGCCGTGAACCTGATGGACGGGGTGGACGGCGTGGTGGGCGGTGTCGGCTTCGTGGTGAGCGCCGTGCTGCTCGCCACCGCCGCGCAGTTCCCGGACCGCGCGGCCGCCGTGGTGCTGCTCGCGGGGTTGTCCGGCGCGGCGCTGGGCTACCTGCGGCACAACTTCAACCCCAGCCGCATCATCATGGGCGACGCCGGCGCGTACCTGTTCGGCTACACGCTGGCCGCCGTGAGCCTGCTCGGCACGTTGAAGGTCAGCGCCGGGGCCAGCCTGCTCGTGCCCCTGATCGTGCTCGCGCTGCCGGTGCTGGACACCACGCAGGTCGTGATCGGCCGCCTGGCGCGCGGTATCCGCAACCCGCTGGGCCACCCCGACAAGACCCACATCCACCACCGCGTTCTGGCTCGCACCGCCAGCGCCCGGCGCACCGCCGTGATCCTGTGGGCCGTCACGCTGCTGTGCGGCATCACCGGGATGGCGCTCCAGGGCGTCCACCTGCCGGTGATCCTCGCCACCGGGGTGGGCATCGCGCTGTGCCTGTGGTTCGTGGCGTACCGGCGGATGCGCGCCCTGACGTTAGAGCCCGCCACTCCAGATCCCGAGGAACCCACTCCATGA
- a CDS encoding MDR family oxidoreductase: MTVPIPDSFRALRVHKDDHGIHADLQTVPTADLPAGDTLVRVTHSSLNYKDGLAVAGRPGVLRTYPMTPGIDLAGTVLHDDTGTHAPGAPVILTGWGIGERQDGGYATLARVQSQWLVPQPDGTDAAWAMGIGTAGFTAMLAVLALEDHGLTPGDGEVLVTGAAGGVGSTAVALLSAAGHTVTASTGRTEETEYLKSLGAATVIGRDDLTALTRPLEKERWAGVVDTVGGTTLAAAYASTRTHGSLAVCGLAGGSTLQTSVFPLILRGVNLLGIDSVTCPMPRRRAAWTRLARDLPAGRLDAVTQVRGLSELPALAPEILAGRVRGRTVIDVNG, encoded by the coding sequence ATGACCGTGCCCATCCCAGACTCGTTCCGCGCCCTGCGCGTCCACAAGGACGACCACGGCATCCACGCCGACCTCCAGACCGTGCCGACGGCCGATCTCCCGGCCGGGGACACGCTCGTGCGCGTCACGCACTCCAGCCTGAACTACAAGGACGGTCTGGCGGTGGCCGGCCGGCCCGGCGTGCTCCGCACGTACCCGATGACCCCTGGCATCGACCTCGCGGGCACCGTTCTGCACGATGACACGGGCACCCACGCGCCGGGCGCGCCGGTGATCCTGACCGGCTGGGGCATCGGGGAGCGGCAGGACGGCGGCTACGCCACCCTCGCGCGGGTGCAGTCGCAGTGGCTGGTGCCGCAGCCAGACGGCACCGACGCGGCGTGGGCCATGGGCATCGGGACCGCCGGCTTCACCGCCATGCTGGCCGTCCTGGCCCTCGAGGACCACGGCCTGACGCCGGGCGACGGCGAGGTGCTCGTCACGGGCGCCGCCGGCGGCGTGGGCAGCACCGCCGTGGCGCTGCTCTCGGCGGCCGGACACACGGTCACGGCCAGCACCGGCCGGACAGAGGAGACCGAGTACCTCAAGTCGCTCGGCGCGGCGACCGTGATCGGCCGCGACGACCTGACCGCCCTGACCCGACCGCTGGAGAAGGAGCGCTGGGCGGGCGTGGTGGACACCGTGGGCGGGACCACGCTGGCGGCGGCCTATGCCTCAACGCGCACCCACGGCAGTCTCGCGGTGTGCGGTCTGGCCGGCGGGAGCACGCTTCAGACCAGCGTCTTCCCGCTGATCCTGCGCGGCGTGAACCTGCTGGGCATCGACTCGGTGACGTGCCCCATGCCCCGGCGCCGCGCCGCGTGGACGCGCCTGGCGCGCGACCTGCCCGCCGGCCGCCTCGACGCCGTGACCCAGGTGCGCGGCCTGAGCGAGCTGCCGGCCCTCGCCCCCGAGATCCTGGCGGGCCGGGTGCGGGGGCGCACCGTCATCGACGTGAACGGCTGA
- the wecB gene encoding non-hydrolyzing UDP-N-acetylglucosamine 2-epimerase: MTDHTIVLAFGTRPEATKMAPVYRAIEAFPGLRPMILSTGQQRQMLDGALNVFGLTPDRDLNVMTERQTLAGLTARIVPEAGRTLKEMGADMVLVHGDTTTSFCVALSAFYEGIPVGHVEAGLRSGSLAEPFPEEANRRLTGVLTTLDFSPTPGSKANLLREGKAPGGIVVTGQTAVDAVREVAGRVPLRPEWRARAEAGQRLVTVTMHRRENQPMMRDMAAALGRVAAAHPDTHFIYPVHLSPAVQEAVRPELGHVPNFELVDPLDYSDMAPLMAASVLLATDSGGLQEEGAALGVPVAVLRNVTERPEGLEAGVLTLAGNDPQRLEGVLNDLLSTPATLDAMRRARNPYGDGHASQRIAQAIAWHFGSAERPADWS; this comes from the coding sequence ATGACCGACCACACCATCGTCCTGGCCTTCGGCACCCGCCCCGAGGCGACCAAGATGGCCCCCGTGTACCGCGCGATCGAGGCCTTCCCCGGCCTGCGCCCCATGATTCTCTCGACCGGCCAGCAGCGGCAGATGCTCGACGGCGCCCTGAACGTGTTCGGCCTCACGCCGGACCGCGACCTGAACGTGATGACCGAACGCCAGACGCTGGCAGGCCTGACCGCGCGCATCGTGCCGGAGGCTGGACGCACTCTGAAGGAGATGGGCGCAGACATGGTGCTGGTGCACGGCGACACCACGACCAGCTTCTGCGTGGCCCTGAGCGCGTTCTACGAGGGCATCCCGGTCGGGCACGTCGAGGCGGGCCTGCGCTCCGGCAGCCTGGCCGAACCCTTCCCGGAGGAAGCGAACCGCCGCCTGACGGGCGTGCTGACCACCCTGGATTTCTCGCCCACGCCCGGCAGCAAGGCGAACCTGCTGCGCGAGGGCAAGGCGCCGGGCGGCATCGTCGTGACCGGCCAGACGGCCGTGGACGCCGTGCGCGAGGTCGCGGGCCGCGTGCCCCTGCGCCCCGAGTGGCGCGCGCGGGCGGAGGCCGGGCAGCGTCTCGTGACCGTCACCATGCACCGCCGCGAGAACCAGCCCATGATGCGCGATATGGCCGCCGCGCTGGGCCGCGTGGCCGCCGCGCACCCCGACACGCATTTCATCTACCCGGTGCATCTGTCGCCGGCCGTGCAGGAGGCGGTGCGCCCTGAACTCGGCCATGTGCCCAACTTCGAGCTCGTCGATCCCCTCGACTACAGCGACATGGCCCCGCTGATGGCCGCGTCGGTGCTGCTCGCCACCGACTCCGGCGGTCTACAGGAGGAGGGCGCGGCGCTGGGCGTGCCCGTCGCCGTGCTCCGCAACGTCACCGAGCGCCCCGAGGGCCTGGAGGCCGGCGTGCTGACCCTCGCCGGCAATGACCCGCAGCGCCTGGAGGGCGTGCTGAACGACCTGCTGTCCACGCCCGCGACCCTGGACGCGATGCGCCGCGCCCGCAACCCCTACGGCGACGGCCACGCCTCGCAGCGCATCGCGCAGGCCATCGCGTGGCACTTCGGTTCGGCCGAGCGGCCCGCCGACTGGAGCTGA
- a CDS encoding YkgJ family cysteine cluster protein, which translates to MPPTPARSSADVARAVTRAYERYGRKADEWRRTYEARGGRVYCGAGCAACCNMPIRVSLAEALVTAAALTPAQARGMAEHAAAVIANAQSAGGDDEYVHRHRTEVGFCPLLDRATGACTAYAARPTRCRDTFSAFPAVYCAVGTLETMTPRQLAQYHRDVARTPGTDGEWHFIAPLEHLSEPIWTAAARAMQDAWGVQVWGDYWVLTTLARDDAFMAAVEAGRPRDAWAVARRRRLAHPTVLELG; encoded by the coding sequence ATGCCGCCAACGCCCGCCCGCTCCAGCGCCGACGTGGCCCGCGCCGTCACGCGGGCGTACGAGCGCTACGGCCGCAAGGCGGACGAGTGGCGCCGCACCTACGAGGCGCGCGGCGGTCGGGTGTACTGCGGCGCGGGCTGCGCGGCCTGCTGCAACATGCCGATCCGGGTGAGCCTCGCCGAGGCGCTCGTGACGGCCGCCGCGCTCACGCCGGCGCAGGCGCGGGGCATGGCGGAGCACGCCGCGGCCGTCATCGCCAACGCACAGAGCGCCGGCGGCGACGACGAGTACGTGCACCGCCACCGCACCGAGGTGGGGTTCTGCCCGCTGCTGGACCGCGCGACGGGCGCGTGCACCGCCTACGCCGCGCGGCCCACGCGCTGCCGCGACACCTTCAGCGCGTTCCCGGCGGTGTACTGCGCGGTGGGCACGCTGGAGACCATGACGCCCCGGCAGCTCGCGCAGTACCACCGCGACGTGGCCCGCACGCCCGGCACGGACGGCGAGTGGCATTTCATCGCGCCGCTGGAACACCTGTCCGAGCCGATCTGGACGGCGGCGGCGCGCGCCATGCAGGACGCGTGGGGCGTGCAGGTGTGGGGCGATTACTGGGTGCTGACCACCCTGGCGCGCGACGACGCATTCATGGCGGCCGTCGAGGCGGGCCGGCCCCGCGACGCGTGGGCGGTCGCCCGGCGCCGGCGCCTCGCGCACCCGACGGTGCTGGAACTCGGCTGA
- a CDS encoding aminoglycoside phosphotransferase family protein, with amino-acid sequence MTRPPASTGPDAAPHFPELEARYGTLTPMDSGMQSRVYAARGGEVVVKVYRNRRGDHAREAENLRRAGMAHMVVDVVQADGIEALIMRRFAGRPLRAEDIPRALPSLRAALGALHRDVHGTVDLGKVEQRLRRFRSALAAFPLDDLFGAVERPLEAGRLAHAASFCHLDLWQDNILISDGGEVLLIDWTKAAYDDPLRDLALLKTGTLDLLPPDDAMAAALSFLPGADRATLARYRAYIALTTLHDLYWFLMNEPYEFEAQRARKVPRARHVLARLPEH; translated from the coding sequence ATGACGCGTCCACCGGCGAGCACCGGCCCGGACGCCGCTCCGCACTTTCCCGAGTTGGAGGCGCGGTACGGCACGCTCACGCCCATGGACAGCGGCATGCAGAGCCGCGTGTACGCCGCACGCGGCGGCGAGGTGGTGGTCAAGGTGTACCGCAACCGCCGCGGCGACCACGCCCGCGAGGCCGAGAACCTGCGCCGCGCCGGCATGGCGCACATGGTCGTGGACGTGGTTCAGGCGGACGGGATCGAGGCGCTGATCATGCGGCGCTTCGCGGGCCGCCCGCTGCGCGCCGAGGACATCCCGCGCGCCCTGCCGAGCCTGCGCGCCGCCCTGGGCGCCCTGCACCGAGACGTCCACGGCACGGTGGACCTTGGCAAGGTCGAGCAGCGCCTGCGCCGCTTCCGCAGCGCCCTGGCGGCGTTTCCGCTCGACGACCTGTTCGGGGCGGTGGAGCGACCGCTGGAGGCCGGGCGGCTGGCGCACGCGGCGTCGTTCTGCCACCTGGACCTGTGGCAGGACAACATCCTGATCTCGGACGGCGGCGAGGTGCTGCTGATCGACTGGACCAAGGCCGCTTACGACGACCCGCTGCGCGACCTGGCCCTGCTCAAGACCGGCACGCTGGACCTGCTGCCCCCGGACGACGCGATGGCGGCCGCGCTGTCGTTCCTGCCCGGCGCGGACCGAGCCACGCTGGCCCGCTACCGCGCGTACATCGCCCTGACGACCCTGCACGACCTGTACTGGTTCCTGATGAATGAGCCGTACGAGTTCGAGGCCCAGCGCGCCCGCAAGGTGCCGCGTGCCCGGCACGTGCTGGCGCGGCTGCCCGAACATTAA
- a CDS encoding metal-binding protein translates to MPSGRVHNLINIGAYSVISAGALIASRQQLVTITPAQALAFTLAFAVGTFLLSPDLDLAEGRVDSKRHWGLLGVLWVPYGLLFSHRGLSHSWVLGPLTRLAYVALMVALVVGLLRYVAPGVPLPEVPQPISVKVALPLVAGYYASQWLHLIADGVRPDHGMKRGVRKVRRR, encoded by the coding sequence GTGCCGAGCGGCCGTGTCCACAACCTCATCAACATCGGCGCGTACAGCGTCATCTCCGCGGGCGCCCTGATCGCGTCGCGCCAGCAGCTCGTCACCATCACGCCCGCGCAGGCGCTCGCGTTCACGCTGGCCTTCGCGGTCGGCACCTTCCTGCTGTCGCCGGACCTGGACCTCGCGGAGGGCCGGGTGGACAGCAAACGGCACTGGGGCCTGCTGGGCGTGCTGTGGGTCCCGTACGGCCTGCTGTTCAGCCACCGCGGCCTGTCGCATTCCTGGGTGCTGGGTCCGCTGACCCGCCTGGCGTATGTCGCCCTGATGGTCGCGCTGGTCGTGGGGCTGCTGCGGTACGTCGCGCCGGGCGTGCCGCTGCCGGAGGTGCCGCAGCCCATCAGCGTGAAGGTGGCGCTGCCCCTGGTTGCGGGCTACTACGCGAGCCAGTGGCTGCACCTCATCGCGGACGGCGTGCGCCCGGACCACGGCATGAAGCGCGGCGTGCGCAAGGTCCGGCGCCGCTGA